In Populus nigra chromosome 1, ddPopNigr1.1, whole genome shotgun sequence, one genomic interval encodes:
- the LOC133674617 gene encoding uncharacterized protein LOC133674617, with amino-acid sequence MELPLLFRTPSHLSTATATATTSFRVGAWFSKTSDLPASRRRLNLRENGVNRIQIRCSKASTERTGAGSEGIEERERRRFTGSAMEVTTFDQSFGDAASDFPLWEKIGAVVRLCYGIGIYGGMALAGRFICSITGIDSLGGFNPSLDAFLEGLGYAAPPVMALLFILDDEVVKLSPHARAIRDVEDEELRNFFYGMSPWQFILIVAASSVGEELFYRAAVQGALADIFLRGTNLVEDARGMASLTGVLPPFVPFAQAFAAVLTAVLTGSLYYVATSPKDPTYVVAPVLPSCSGRADLKKLFAAWYERRQMKKIYSPLLEGLLALYLGFEWIQTNNILAPIITHGIYSAVVLGHGLWKIHEHRRRLRRRIQLLKSEEMNSNKR; translated from the exons ATGGAGCTGCCGTTACTCTTCCGAACACCGAGCCACTTATCAACTGCAACTGCAACTGCAACCACGTCGTTTAGAGTTGGTGCTTGGTTTTCTAAAACCAGTGACCTTCCGGCTAGTAGAAGGAGATTGAACTTGAGAGAAAATGGAGTCAATAGGATTCAAATACGGTGCAGCAAAGCATCTACAGAGAGAACGGGTGCTGGTAGTGAAGGAATcgaggagagagaaaggaggAGATTCACTGGAAGTGCTATGGAAGTGACTACATTTGATCAGAGCTTTGGCGATGCTGCTTCTGACTTTCCTTTGTGGGAGAAAATCGGTGCTGTTGTTAGACTCTGTTATGGGATCG GTATATATGGAGGAATGGCGTTGGCTGGACGGTTTATATGTTCAATAACTGGAATTGATAGCCTGGGAGGTTTTAATCCATCTTTGGATGCATTTCTTGAAGGGCTTGGATATGCAGCTCCACCAGTCATGGCCCTTCTTTTTATTCTAGAT GATGAAGTCGTGAAGTTGTCGCCTCATGCTCGTGCCATTAGAGATGTGGAGGACGAGGAACTTCGTAATTTCTTTTATGGGATGTCGCCTTGGCAG tttattttaattgttgctGCAAGTTCCGTGGGAGAGGAGCTTTTCTATCGAGCTGCTGTTCAG GGAGCACTGGCTGATATATTTCTAAGGGGAACCAATTTGGTGGAAGATGCTCGAGGAATGGCATCGCTG ACTGGGGTGCTGCCTCCTTTTGTCCCATTTGCCCAGGCATTTGCAGCTGTTTTAACAGCCGTTCTTACTGGATCCCTCTATTATGTGGCTACCTCCCCAAAAG ATCCTACTTATGTAGTTGCACCAGTTCTGCCATCTTGCTCTGGGCGTGCAGATCTGAAAAAGCTATTTGCAG CCTGGTATGAGAGGAGGCAAATGAAAAAGATCTACTCTCCCCTCCTGGAAGGACTTTTGGCGCTCTATCTAGGTTTTGAATGGATCCAG ACAAATAATATTCTAGCCCCCATCATTACACATGGCATATACTCGGCTGTCGTATTGGGGCATGGCCTTTGGAAAATACATGAGCACCGGAGAAGACTACGCCGGAGAATCCAGCTTCTTAAATCAGAAGAAATGAATTCAAATAAAAGATGA
- the LOC133674628 gene encoding acetylornithine deacetylase-like, translated as MADIEQVLGDLNKDSFVSLLTNLIGESKYVQNNPPELIPEEDRVVKHVLNSLLPYSTTTGGGPLIVNHVSYFPQRGNLIVEYPGTEQGKILSFVGMHMDVVTANPNDWEFDPFSLSIDGEKLRGRGTTDCLGHVALVTELMKKLGETKPKLKSTVVAVFIANEENSAITGVGVDALVKDGLLNKLKGGPLYWIDTADKQPCIGTGGMIPWKLHVTGKLFHSGLPHKAINPLELGMEALKEIQSRFYRDFPPHKEEQVYGFATPSTMKPTQWSYPGGGINQIPAECTISGDVRLTPFYSVEDVMRKLQKHVDDINENIEKLGTRGPVSKYVLPEENLRGSLAVTFDEASSGVACNLKSRGFEVLCKATEKIVGHVKPYSITGTLPLIRELKDEGFDVQTAGYGLMATYHAKNEYCLLSDMCQGYQIFTSIISQLEN; from the exons ATGGCTGATATTGAACAAGTCCTAGGAGACCTGAACAAGGATTCCTTTGTCTCACTCTTGACAAACCTCATTGGAGAGTCCAAATATGTCCAAAACAACCCCCCAGAGCTGATCCCTGAAGAAGACAGGGTTGTCAAGCATGTGTtgaattctcttcttccttacAGCACCACCACTGGAGGAGGTCCACTGATTGTGAATCATGTCTCTTATTTCCCTCAAAGAGGCAATCTTATTGTGGAGTACCCTGGTACCGAACAAGGAAAGATCTTGTCTTTTGTTGGCATGCACATGGATGTTGTCACTGCCAATCCCAATGACTGG GAGTTTGATCCATTTTCATTGAGCATCGATGGGGAAAAACTTCGTGGCCGTGGAACCACTGATTGTTTGGGACATGTTGCCCTTGTGACTGAACTGATGAAGAAGTTGGGGGAGACAAAGCCAAAATTGAAGTCAACAGTAGTTGCAGTCTTTATAGCTAATGAGGAGAATTCTGCCATAACAGGGGTTGGCGTGGATGCACTTGTAAAAGACGGTCTGCTCAATAAGCTGAAGGGAGGTCCTCT ATATTGGATTGACACAGCAGATAAACAACCTTGCATTGGCACTGGTGGTATGATTCCTTGGAAACTTCATGTCACTGGGAAACTTTTTCATAGTGGTTTACCGCATAAG GCTATAAATCCTTTGGAGCTGGGCATGGAGGCTCTTAAAGAGATACAGTCACGATTTTATAGGGACTTTCCACCTCATAAGGAAGAGCAAGTATATGGATTTGCAACACCATCAACTATGAAGCCAACTCAATGGAGTT ATCCAGGAGGTGGGATTAATCAAATTCCTGCTGAGTGTACAATTTCGGGAGATGTCAG GTTAACTCCCTTCTACAG TGTCGAAGATGTGATGAGAAAACTACAAAAGCATGTGGATGACATAAATGAGAACATTGAGAAGCTTGGCACAAGGGGCCCAGTTTCAAAATATGTACTACCAGAAGAAAACCTAAGGGGGAG TCTTGCTGTGACCTTTGATGAGGCATCTTCAGGAGTTGCCTGTAATCTAAAATCACGTGGCTTTGAAGTGTTGTGTAAAGCAACTGAAAAGATAGTTGGGCATGTAAAACCGTATTCAATCACAGGGACTCTGCCACTAATTCGAGAGCTGAAA GATGAAGGTTTCGATGTTCAAACAGCAGGCTATG GTTTAATGGCCACATACCATGCCAAGAATGAGTACTGCCTGCTTTCTGATATGTGCCAAGGCTACCAGATTTTTACCAGCATCATCTCTCAATTAGAAAATTGA
- the LOC133690776 gene encoding AT-hook motif nuclear-localized protein 8-like, whose protein sequence is MDSREPPPPQPPPQQLQPPYAPPPPPQSQSNMIPGPISSYPATASPHLINNRSISPQNAAVGGGFPFNPMSAQRLQSKPEGAFDGSSPTSSSGMKFSIEPAKKKRGRPRKYTPDGNIALGLSPTPIHSGMSAGQADSSGGAGSGVMPDLASEHPSKKHRGRPPGSGKKQLDALGGTGGVGFTPHVITVKAGEDIASKIMAFSQQGPRTVCILSANGAICNVTLRQPAMSGGSVTYEGRFEIISLSGSFLLSESNGSRSRTGGLSVSLAGSDGRVLGGGVAGMLTAASAVQVILGSFIADGKKSNSKSLKSGPSSTPPPQMLNFGAPLITASPPSRGGSSESSDENGGSPVNRTPGIYGNPSQPIHNMQMYQLWGGQNPE, encoded by the exons atggacTCGAGAGAACCGCCACCGCCACAGCCACCACCGCAACAACTACAGCCACCGTatgcaccaccaccaccaccacaatcaCAATCAAACATGATTCCGGGCCCTATCTCCTCCTATCCGGCAACCGCTTCTCCTCACCTGATCAACAACCGCAGTATCTCTCCTCAGAATGCTGCTGTTGGTGGTGGCTTCCCCTTCAATCCGATGTCAGCCCAGAGGCTGCAATCCAAGCCTGAAGGTGCTTTTGATGGATCGTCGCCCACATCTTCTTCAGGGATGAAGTTTAGTATAGAGCCCGCCAAGAAGAAGCGCGGGAGGCCCAGGAAGTACACACCTGACGGTAACATTGCCTTGGGTTTGTCACCCACCCCCATTCATTCAGGAATGTCGGCTGGTCAAGCCGATTCTAGTGGTGGAGCCGGAAGCGGTGTCATGCCTGATCTGGCATCTGAGCATCCCTCTAAAAAGCATAGAGGAAGGCCGCCAGGTTCTGGGAAGAAGCAGCTTGATGCCTTAG GTGGGACTGGAGGCGTAGGGTTTACACCGCATGTCATTACGGTGAAAGCAGGAGAG GACATTGCATCAAAAATTATGGCTTTTTCACAGCAAGGGCCACGGACAGTTTGTATTCTCTCTGCAAATGGTGCCATCTGCAATGTTACACTTCGCCAACCAGCAATGTCTGGTGGGTCTGTGACATATGAG GGCCGCTTTGAAATCATTTCTCTATCAGGTTCCTTCTTGCTTTCTGAAAGTAATGGTAGTCGGAGCAGAACTGGTGGTTTGAGTGTGTCGCTGGCTGGATCAGATGGTCGGGTTTTGGGCGGGGGAGTTGCTGGAATGCTAACGGCAGCTTCTGCTGTACAG GTAATTTTGGGCAGCTTCATTGCAGAtgggaaaaaatcaaattcaaaatcattaaaatctgGACCTTCCTCAACACCCCCACCCCAGATGTTGAATTTTGGTGCTCCATTAATCACAGCTAGCCCTCCCTCTCGAGGGGGCTCTAGCGAGTCTTCGGATGAGAATGGTGGCAGTCCTGTTAATCGGACTCCTGGAATTTATGGTAACCCTAGTCAACCCATTCATAATATGCAGATGTACCAACTATGGGGTGGCCAAAATCCAGAGTGA